A genome region from Rhodospirillaceae bacterium includes the following:
- a CDS encoding phenylalanine--tRNA ligase subunit alpha: MDAKLLSDQIRDEYIGMIAEAPSLAELDNLRVALLGKKGRVSQLLAKLRDLSSEEKQVAGGVFNKLKEELNQAVEARRSMLGAEQLAAKLSRESIDITASVRPERLGTIHPVTQVLDEVIEIFAGMGFSVAEGPDIETEYNNFTALNIPADHPARQMHDTFYLPEREDGSRPLLRTHTSPAQVRTMTQASPPHRIIVPGRTYRHDYDLTHTPMFHQVEGLVVDKDIHMGHLKGCLIDFVRTFFEIDNLPLRFRPSYFPFTEPSAEVDIGCSVEGGVRTIGEGADWMEILGCGMVNPRVLLNCGLDPHEWQGFAFGVGIDRIAMLKYGIRDLRRFFDSDLQWLKNYGFSALDLPTLGQGLSR; this comes from the coding sequence ATGGATGCAAAACTGCTAAGTGACCAGATTCGGGATGAATATATTGGTATGATCGCTGAGGCCCCGAGCCTTGCGGAGCTGGATAATCTCCGGGTAGCCCTGCTCGGGAAGAAGGGTCGCGTTAGCCAGCTGCTAGCTAAGCTCCGGGACTTGAGTTCCGAGGAAAAACAGGTGGCAGGAGGTGTTTTTAACAAACTAAAAGAAGAGCTAAACCAGGCCGTAGAGGCGCGGCGCTCGATGCTAGGTGCTGAACAATTGGCGGCCAAGCTTTCGCGTGAGTCCATCGATATTACGGCTAGTGTCAGGCCAGAGCGGTTAGGGACAATCCATCCAGTAACCCAGGTACTGGATGAGGTGATAGAAATTTTTGCTGGGATGGGCTTCTCTGTGGCTGAAGGTCCAGATATAGAAACAGAGTATAATAATTTTACAGCTCTTAATATTCCGGCTGACCACCCAGCCCGTCAGATGCACGACACCTTTTATCTCCCTGAGCGAGAAGATGGAAGTCGTCCATTGTTAAGGACCCACACATCGCCCGCTCAGGTAAGAACAATGACCCAGGCTTCTCCGCCCCACCGGATTATCGTCCCGGGGCGAACGTACCGCCATGATTATGATCTAACCCATACTCCTATGTTTCACCAGGTTGAAGGGTTGGTTGTGGATAAAGATATACATATGGGACATTTGAAAGGGTGTCTAATTGATTTTGTGCGGACGTTTTTCGAAATTGATAATTTGCCACTGCGATTTCGTCCAAGCTATTTTCCATTTACGGAGCCGTCGGCGGAGGTAGATATCGGCTGTTCTGTGGAGGGGGGAGTAAGAACTATCGGCGAAGGTGCAGATTGGATGGAGATTCTTGGATGCGGGATGGTAAACCCCCGGGTACTGTTAAATTGTGGCTTGGACCCTCATGAGTGGCAGGGGTTTGCCTTTGGGGTTGGGATTGACCGGATTGCGATGTTGAAATATGGCATCCGGGACTTGCGGAGATTTTTTGATTCGGATCTACAGTGGCTGAAAAATTATGGGTTCTCTGCTTTAGACTTGCCAACTTTAGGTCAGGGTTTGAGCCGATGA